One Halopelagius inordinatus genomic region harbors:
- a CDS encoding O-acetylhomoserine aminocarboxypropyltransferase/cysteine synthase family protein, with the protein MNDGFHTRSLHAGQKPDSATGARAPPLYQTTSYAFEDADHAADLYALDAEGDVYSRISNPTTRVLEDRLAALEAGAGAVATASGMAALDAATSILARAGDNIVASADMYGGTSTYFTKMATRRGVDIRVVDTLDYDAYADAVDERTAFVHAETIANPSLKTPDFERLADIAHEAKAPLVVDNTFATPYLCRPIEHGADIVWESTTKWIHGSGTTVGGVLVDGGAFPWEHADYDELSGENPAFGVNFVERFGDRAFAVAARQRSLRTLGSQQSPFDAWQTIQGLETLPLRMEKHCENAREVATFLRDHDDVAWVSYPGFEDHETHENASKYLDHGPASEASETSADGTSAGGFGGMVTFGLEAGFEAAKATCENVELASFLANIGDAKTLIIHPASTTHAQLSADEQRAAGVGPDLLRLSVGIEDASDVIADLDGAIRRATEDATR; encoded by the coding sequence ATGAACGACGGTTTCCACACCCGGAGTCTGCACGCCGGGCAGAAACCGGACTCGGCGACGGGTGCCCGCGCCCCGCCCCTCTATCAGACCACCTCATACGCGTTCGAGGACGCGGACCACGCCGCGGACCTGTACGCTCTCGACGCCGAGGGCGACGTCTACTCCCGCATCTCGAACCCGACGACGCGCGTCCTCGAAGACAGGTTGGCGGCGTTGGAGGCGGGCGCCGGGGCAGTCGCCACCGCGTCCGGGATGGCCGCACTCGACGCCGCGACGAGCATCCTCGCTCGCGCGGGCGACAACATCGTCGCGAGCGCCGATATGTACGGCGGCACCTCCACGTACTTCACCAAGATGGCGACTCGACGCGGCGTGGACATCCGCGTCGTGGACACCCTCGATTACGACGCCTACGCGGACGCGGTAGACGAACGCACCGCGTTCGTCCACGCCGAGACCATCGCGAACCCCTCGCTGAAGACGCCCGACTTCGAGCGTCTGGCCGACATCGCACACGAGGCGAAAGCGCCCTTGGTCGTCGACAACACCTTCGCGACGCCGTATCTCTGCCGACCCATCGAACACGGCGCGGACATCGTCTGGGAGTCGACGACGAAGTGGATTCACGGTTCCGGCACCACCGTCGGCGGCGTCCTCGTCGACGGCGGCGCGTTCCCGTGGGAACACGCCGACTACGACGAACTCTCCGGCGAGAACCCGGCGTTCGGCGTGAACTTCGTCGAACGGTTCGGCGACCGGGCGTTCGCCGTCGCCGCCCGCCAGCGTTCGCTCAGAACGCTCGGCAGCCAACAGTCGCCGTTCGACGCGTGGCAGACGATTCAGGGGCTCGAAACGCTCCCGCTTCGGATGGAGAAACACTGCGAGAACGCCCGCGAGGTGGCGACGTTCCTCCGCGACCACGACGACGTGGCGTGGGTGTCGTACCCCGGGTTCGAGGACCACGAGACCCACGAGAACGCCTCGAAGTATCTCGACCACGGTCCCGCGAGCGAAGCGAGTGAGACCTCGGCGGACGGAACGTCCGCCGGTGGGTTCGGCGGCATGGTGACGTTCGGCCTCGAAGCCGGGTTCGAGGCGGCGAAAGCCACCTGCGAGAACGTCGAACTCGCCTCCTTCCTCGCGAACATCGGCGACGCGAAGACGCTCATCATCCACCCCGCCTCCACCACCCACGCGCAGTTGAGCGCCGACGAACAACGCGCCGCGGGCGTCGGCCCGGACCTGCTTCGCCTCTCCGTCGGTATCGAGGACGCGAGCGACGTCATCGCGGACTTGGACGGGGCCATCCGACGCGCGACGGAGGACGCCACGAGATGA
- the metX gene encoding homoserine O-acetyltransferase MetX, with protein MKTDSGTVDVGTFDFECGEEIPNLRVAYESYGEFDGDNAVLVCHALTGSQNVAGYGSETTGQARAWWNDIVGPGKAIDTNDYFVVCANVPGSCYGTSGPPSDGPDGDPYGTDFPPVTVGDWTRSQRLLLDELGVGRLHAVVGGSVGGMNALDWAKRYPDDVRRVASVAAAPRLDPQCLALDAIARRAITTDPGWNGGDYYDIDEQRGEGDESRNPSDGAQGPKNGLALARQLGHVMYLSKSSMEQKFGRRAAGRDATRDTFPADPAASFFPYRDVESYLDYQAEKFVERFDANSYLYLTRAMDDYDLSEGYEDDTHAVAAYEGQTLLMSFTGDWHFTTEQSEALAESFRDAEVPVAHHVVESDHGHDAFLVEPEKVGPPLRDFLDTGISGRSIHDTDEEAEGDDGQQFAPVHNSLFSG; from the coding sequence ATGAAGACCGACAGCGGAACCGTCGACGTGGGGACGTTCGACTTCGAGTGCGGCGAGGAGATACCGAACCTCCGCGTCGCCTACGAGTCCTACGGCGAGTTCGACGGTGACAACGCCGTCCTCGTCTGTCACGCCCTCACCGGCAGTCAGAACGTCGCGGGCTACGGCTCCGAGACGACCGGACAGGCCCGCGCGTGGTGGAACGACATCGTCGGCCCGGGGAAGGCGATCGACACGAACGACTACTTCGTCGTCTGCGCGAACGTCCCCGGGTCGTGTTACGGCACCTCCGGCCCGCCGAGCGACGGCCCCGACGGCGACCCGTACGGCACCGACTTCCCGCCCGTCACCGTCGGCGACTGGACCCGGTCCCAGCGACTCCTGTTGGACGAACTCGGCGTCGGCCGCCTGCACGCCGTCGTCGGCGGGAGCGTCGGCGGCATGAACGCCCTCGACTGGGCGAAGCGCTACCCCGACGACGTCCGCCGCGTCGCCTCCGTCGCCGCCGCGCCCCGCCTCGACCCGCAGTGTCTCGCTCTCGACGCCATCGCCCGCCGCGCCATCACCACGGACCCCGGCTGGAACGGCGGCGACTACTACGACATCGACGAGCAACGCGGCGAGGGCGACGAGTCTCGGAACCCCTCCGACGGCGCGCAGGGACCGAAAAACGGCCTCGCCCTCGCGCGGCAACTCGGGCACGTGATGTATCTCTCGAAGTCGTCGATGGAGCAGAAGTTCGGCCGCCGCGCCGCCGGACGCGACGCCACGCGGGACACGTTCCCCGCGGACCCCGCGGCCTCTTTCTTCCCGTACCGCGACGTGGAGTCGTACCTCGACTACCAAGCCGAGAAGTTCGTCGAACGGTTCGACGCCAACTCCTACCTCTATCTCACCCGCGCGATGGACGACTACGACCTCTCGGAGGGGTACGAGGACGACACGCACGCCGTCGCCGCCTACGAGGGCCAGACGCTGTTGATGTCCTTCACCGGCGATTGGCACTTCACCACCGAGCAATCGGAAGCCCTCGCGGAGTCGTTCCGCGACGCCGAGGTGCCCGTCGCCCACCACGTCGTCGAATCCGACCACGGCCACGACGCGTTCCTCGTGGAACCGGAGAAGGTCGGCCCGCCCCTCCGTGACTTCCTCG